One genomic segment of Methylocystis sp. SC2 includes these proteins:
- a CDS encoding alpha/beta hydrolase, which produces MPEVIFTGPAGRLEGRFHQSATRGAPIAIILHPHPQFGGTMNNQIVYHLYYAFAERGFSVLRFNFRGVGRSQGAFDHGSGELSDAAAALDWAQAVNPEARACWIAGVSFGSWIGMQLLMRRPEIEGFISIAPPANRFDFSFLAPCPSSGLFIHGDQDRVAPLKEVTGLIEKLKTQKGILIEHAVVEGANHFFENRIEPLIAHVDAYLDRRLGNPPRIAIPARGD; this is translated from the coding sequence ATGCCCGAAGTAATCTTCACCGGTCCGGCCGGCAGGCTCGAGGGCCGGTTCCATCAGTCCGCCACGCGCGGCGCGCCGATCGCGATCATTCTGCATCCGCATCCGCAGTTCGGCGGCACGATGAATAATCAGATCGTTTATCACCTTTACTACGCCTTCGCGGAGCGTGGTTTTTCCGTGCTGCGCTTCAATTTTCGCGGCGTCGGCCGTTCGCAGGGCGCCTTCGACCACGGCTCGGGCGAGCTTTCCGACGCGGCGGCCGCGCTCGACTGGGCGCAGGCGGTCAATCCGGAAGCGCGCGCCTGCTGGATCGCGGGCGTCTCCTTCGGCTCCTGGATCGGCATGCAGCTGCTGATGCGCCGTCCCGAGATCGAGGGCTTTATCTCGATCGCGCCGCCGGCGAACCGTTTCGACTTCTCCTTCCTGGCGCCCTGCCCCTCCTCGGGCCTCTTCATCCACGGCGACCAGGACCGCGTCGCGCCGCTCAAGGAAGTGACCGGGCTGATCGAGAAGCTCAAGACGCAGAAGGGCATTCTCATCGAACATGCGGTGGTCGAGGGCGCGAACCATTTCTTCGAAAACAGGATCGAGCCGCTGATCGCGCATGTCGACGCCTATCTCGACAGGCGTCTCGGCAATCCGCCGAGAATCGCCATTCCCGCGCGGGGAGACTGA
- a CDS encoding IS110 family transposase produces MKKFIRIGIDLGKRYFQVHALVSEDGRAVTRKLRRDGFLAFFAEAGPCLIGMEACGSAHYWGRELRAMGHDVRLIPPIYVKPYVKRGKNDAVDAAAVCEAVSRPDMRFVPIKSAENQASLMLHKTRELLVKQRTMSVNALRGHLAEFGVVAAKGVGHAGELLEKAKNDATLPEIAKATVKIFVQQLEAISAAIVALDKEIANVHAQSEISKLLAGVPGVGKIVATAIVASVPDPSVFKSARDFAAWLGLTPRQNSSGGKEKLGAITKQGNRYLRKLLTLGATSLLRVAGKRNGVLRDWLVALLARKPARLVSLALANKLARIIWAMMTTGEAFRTQIMARAGKPSMA; encoded by the coding sequence ATGAAGAAGTTTATCAGAATCGGGATTGATTTGGGCAAGCGGTATTTTCAAGTTCACGCGCTGGTGAGCGAGGATGGGCGGGCCGTCACGCGCAAGCTGCGGCGGGATGGTTTTCTTGCTTTTTTCGCCGAGGCGGGGCCCTGCCTGATCGGCATGGAAGCCTGCGGCTCGGCGCATTATTGGGGACGCGAACTGCGCGCCATGGGCCATGACGTGCGCCTGATCCCGCCGATTTACGTCAAGCCCTATGTCAAGCGCGGCAAGAACGACGCGGTCGACGCCGCGGCGGTGTGCGAGGCCGTGTCGCGGCCAGACATGCGCTTCGTGCCGATCAAAAGCGCCGAGAACCAGGCGAGCTTGATGCTGCACAAGACGCGCGAGCTTCTGGTCAAGCAGCGCACCATGAGCGTCAATGCGCTGCGCGGACATCTCGCGGAGTTTGGCGTCGTCGCCGCCAAGGGCGTCGGCCATGCGGGCGAACTGCTGGAAAAAGCCAAGAATGACGCGACGCTTCCAGAAATCGCCAAGGCGACCGTAAAGATTTTCGTCCAGCAGCTGGAGGCGATCAGCGCCGCGATCGTCGCGCTCGATAAAGAGATCGCCAACGTCCATGCGCAAAGCGAGATCAGCAAATTGCTCGCCGGCGTCCCCGGCGTCGGCAAGATCGTCGCCACGGCGATCGTCGCCAGCGTCCCGGACCCCAGCGTCTTCAAATCCGCGCGCGACTTTGCCGCCTGGCTCGGCCTCACGCCCAGGCAAAACTCCAGCGGCGGCAAGGAAAAGCTCGGCGCCATCACCAAGCAGGGCAACCGCTATCTGCGCAAGCTGCTGACGCTCGGCGCGACCTCGCTGTTGCGCGTGGCCGGCAAACGCAACGGCGTTCTGCGCGATTGGCTCGTCGCCCTCCTGGCCAGGAAGCCGGCGCGGCTCGTGAGCCTCGCGCTCGCCAACAAGCTGGCGCGGATCATCTGGGCCATGATGACGACCGGCGAGGCCTTCCGAACCCAGATCATGGCGCGCGCAGGGAAGCCCTCGATGGCGTAA
- a CDS encoding anhydro-N-acetylmuramic acid kinase — protein sequence MPTYRSIGLMSGTSMDGVDVALIETDGDATVVFGPTGHYPYSDADRALLRNALAEAATLQDRDARPGVLAFAERMVTDRHAEAVEALMRDHEIDPASVDIVGFHGQTVLHRPKQRLTIQIGDGPALAARLGLDVAYDFRAADIAAGGEGAPIVPVFHRALVLAGGMKGEVALLNIGGVANVTYVADGEEPIACDTGPGNALIDDLMLQRTGAPIDRHGHMAARGRVNEATLLKLLAHPFFDQPPPKSLDRNAFALDAVAKLSTEDAAATLTAFTASSVLRLFPHLPTQPQLLIVCGGGARNPILVRELVMRLPCKVTTANAVGWSADSMEAQAFAYLAVRLLEGLPITFPTTTGAPEAMVGGLLARAGA from the coding sequence TTGCCCACCTACCGCTCAATTGGCCTCATGTCCGGCACGTCCATGGACGGCGTCGACGTCGCGTTGATCGAAACCGACGGCGACGCCACGGTCGTCTTCGGGCCGACGGGGCATTACCCCTATAGCGACGCCGACCGCGCGTTGCTGCGCAACGCGCTCGCCGAGGCCGCGACGCTGCAGGATCGAGACGCGCGGCCCGGCGTTCTCGCCTTCGCCGAGCGCATGGTGACCGACCGCCACGCCGAGGCGGTCGAGGCGCTGATGCGCGATCATGAGATCGATCCGGCGAGCGTCGATATCGTCGGTTTTCACGGCCAGACGGTGCTGCACCGTCCCAAGCAAAGGCTCACGATCCAGATCGGCGACGGGCCGGCGCTGGCCGCGCGTCTCGGCCTCGACGTCGCTTATGATTTTCGCGCCGCCGACATCGCCGCCGGCGGCGAGGGCGCGCCGATCGTGCCCGTGTTCCATCGCGCGCTGGTCCTCGCCGGCGGCATGAAGGGCGAGGTGGCCCTGCTCAATATCGGCGGCGTCGCCAACGTCACTTATGTCGCGGACGGCGAGGAGCCGATCGCCTGCGACACGGGACCCGGCAATGCGCTTATCGACGATCTGATGCTTCAGCGCACCGGCGCGCCGATCGACCGGCACGGCCATATGGCGGCGCGCGGCCGCGTCAATGAAGCGACGCTGCTCAAGCTGCTGGCGCATCCGTTCTTCGATCAGCCGCCGCCAAAATCGCTCGACCGCAACGCCTTCGCGCTCGACGCGGTCGCCAAGCTCTCGACCGAGGACGCCGCCGCGACGCTGACCGCCTTTACGGCGTCTTCGGTGCTGCGGCTTTTTCCGCATCTGCCGACTCAGCCGCAGCTGCTGATCGTCTGCGGCGGCGGCGCGCGCAATCCGATCCTGGTGCGCGAACTCGTCATGCGCCTGCCGTGCAAGGTGACGACGGCCAACGCGGTCGGATGGTCGGCGGATTCGATGGAGGCGCAGGCTTTCGCCTATCTCGCCGTGCGCCTGCTGGAAGGGCTGCCGATCACCTTCCCGACCACGACCGGCGCGCCCGAAGCCATGGTCGGCGGCCTGCTGGCGCGCGCGGGCGCGTAA
- a CDS encoding DUF2975 domain-containing protein produces the protein MTNVVHIPPPAAPLEPWRRQAIRRRSAIFASVMLWSLALTLCATALLIAAALFYRGEMLSFGPGGLWIGHGPDQALGRISLATLTFPQRLAGVFAIAFLTAPVLAILHFARRLFQLYAQGVVFTPANARLIKCMAACLAAYAFAPFCANRAILLAGLTSDPIWFHADEVLALVFAALAYVVADVMEFGHEIESDRDGFI, from the coding sequence ATGACGAATGTCGTGCACATCCCGCCACCAGCCGCGCCGCTCGAACCCTGGCGCCGTCAGGCAATCAGACGACGCAGCGCCATTTTTGCGTCCGTAATGCTCTGGAGCTTGGCCCTCACGCTCTGCGCCACGGCGCTCCTGATAGCCGCCGCGCTCTTCTACCGGGGCGAAATGCTTTCTTTTGGCCCTGGCGGCTTGTGGATCGGCCATGGCCCCGACCAGGCGCTGGGCCGCATTTCACTTGCGACATTGACTTTCCCGCAAAGGCTCGCCGGAGTTTTCGCCATCGCTTTCCTTACGGCGCCCGTGCTGGCGATCCTTCACTTCGCGCGCCGGCTCTTCCAGCTCTACGCACAAGGCGTCGTCTTCACGCCTGCCAATGCGCGGCTCATCAAATGCATGGCCGCTTGCCTCGCCGCTTATGCGTTCGCGCCGTTCTGCGCGAACCGCGCGATCTTGCTCGCTGGGCTGACAAGCGATCCCATCTGGTTTCACGCCGACGAGGTTCTCGCGCTTGTCTTCGCCGCGCTGGCTTATGTGGTGGCGGACGTCATGGAGTTCGGGCACGAGATTGAAAGCGATAGGGACGGGTTCATCTGA
- a CDS encoding helix-turn-helix transcriptional regulator, with protein MPIVMRLDVMLAKRRMRSKTLSQIVGVTEANLSLLKSGKVNGVRFSTLSAICKALDCQPGDLMEYLPDEPAKTAQQAG; from the coding sequence ATGCCGATCGTCATGCGCCTCGACGTCATGCTCGCCAAGCGCCGCATGCGCTCGAAGACCCTTTCCCAAATTGTTGGCGTCACCGAAGCCAATCTGTCGCTGCTGAAATCGGGAAAGGTCAATGGCGTGCGCTTTTCGACGCTTTCCGCCATCTGCAAGGCGCTCGACTGCCAGCCGGGCGACCTCATGGAATATTTGCCGGACGAGCCGGCCAAGACAGCGCAACAGGCCGGGTAA